TACGTGTAGTAATGGTACATGAAGGGCAATTTGCATCTGCCTTTTCGGAGGTGAATTTGCGATGAAAAGAGATTTTCAGTCATTTACTTTATACATGTTTGGTTTTTTGCTTTTGTGGGAATGGCTTCGTCCTGTCGAGAAATTAACCACCACAGATCATATTGAAATGTTTGTGATTTTTATCCTCTTATCTTTTACATTAGCTTTTCTCAGGATGAAGTGGATTTGGCAGACAATCATAAAATTATGGTTTATCCTCTTTTCAGTCAATATGTTTCATTATGAGGAAGGGTTCTTCCAATTCAGCTGGATCACATTTTTTACTGATGATTTGACCACAAATTTCAGTAGGATTGTTGCTCGCAATTGGTTAGGGTTGACCAATGAATTCAGGACATTTTTGTTGTTTATTCTTCTCTGGTTAATGGTGTACTTAGTTCACTATTGGCTTTTGAATCGGAAAAGAATCTTCATTTTCTTCTTTATGACGCTTATTTATATCACCGTGTTAGATACATTCACACTTTATAGTGCAAAAACAGCCATTGTCCGAACCGTGATAGTTGGTTTTGCGGTTTTGGGAATGTTAACCTATTACCGAATTCTAGCCAGAGAGAATATAAGTGGTGATTCCTTTACGGCACGAAAATGGATGAGACCGTTAGTTATAATGATTACGTTTAGTGTTATCGTTGGAATTATTTCTCCAAAATTCGCACCTATATGGCCGGACCCTGTTCCATATCTTAAGGCTGCCGGCAATAAAGGCGGTGAGGATGGAGTTGGTAAAGGGGTTTCTAAAGTAGGGTACGGCACAGATGATTCCCGTTTAGGTGGTTCTTTTATTGGGGATGACAGTGTCGTGTTCCGCGCTGAAGCAGTCGAAAAGAATTATTGGAAGGTAGAAACGAAGGACCATTACACAGGAAAAGGCTGGATTCCTTCAGAATCCACTCTCTCCCGAATAGGAGGAGAAGATTTAATACCTGTGTCTTCTATCCCTTCAAATGTTGAAACCCGGGATGAGAATGCCTCCTTATTTATGTTCATGGATTATGATCATCTCATTTATCCCGCTGGTATCCAAAGGGTGCAATTTCAACGTAATTATATTTTAGAGATCGATTCCATAAAAGAAAAAATCTCAATATTAAACGGCTTTGACTCTGCTCCAATGGCTCCTGATTCCTATTCAGTGGAGTATAAGGTGCCAAAATATCAAGCAACTGAACTAAGGGAAACAGTAGCAGCAGACCCTGAACAGATTGATGCAGAATTTCTCGCAAGATATACACAATTGCCTGATAACCTGCCTGATAGAGTTAGGGAGCTAGCTGTAAGTATAACGGAAAAAGAAACAAATTGGTTTGATAAAGCAAAAGCTGTGGAGCGTCATTTTGGCGGCTCTGGGTTCAGGTATAGTCAGAGTGATGTAGCTGTTCCGGGAGAAAATGATGATTACGTGGATCAATTTTTATTTGAAACAAAAATAGGGTATTGTGATAATTTTTCGACCT
The Neobacillus niacini DNA segment above includes these coding regions:
- a CDS encoding DUF3488 and DUF4129 domain-containing transglutaminase family protein encodes the protein MKRDFQSFTLYMFGFLLLWEWLRPVEKLTTTDHIEMFVIFILLSFTLAFLRMKWIWQTIIKLWFILFSVNMFHYEEGFFQFSWITFFTDDLTTNFSRIVARNWLGLTNEFRTFLLFILLWLMVYLVHYWLLNRKRIFIFFFMTLIYITVLDTFTLYSAKTAIVRTVIVGFAVLGMLTYYRILARENISGDSFTARKWMRPLVIMITFSVIVGIISPKFAPIWPDPVPYLKAAGNKGGEDGVGKGVSKVGYGTDDSRLGGSFIGDDSVVFRAEAVEKNYWKVETKDHYTGKGWIPSESTLSRIGGEDLIPVSSIPSNVETRDENASLFMFMDYDHLIYPAGIQRVQFQRNYILEIDSIKEKISILNGFDSAPMAPDSYSVEYKVPKYQATELRETVAADPEQIDAEFLARYTQLPDNLPDRVRELAVSITEKETNWFDKAKAVERHFGGSGFRYSQSDVAVPGENDDYVDQFLFETKIGYCDNFSTSMAVLLRSLGIPTRWVKGYTGGEFLNYSEDEPSKQIYEITNNNAHSWVEVYFPNQGWVPFEPTKGFTNSVSIDFTNNDGTTPAVETTAPAVPKPQKSLEEDSSSTEKNEQTFSFSGFWLSIKTFFNQEWKWVFVLFVVVIGTTCLMYRLRGKWIPRLYLLQFRLRKRDENIGKAYLILLEQLERYGLKRNEGQTLRNYARYIDTFFASREMSKLTDRYEQYLYHQKLPEGSWKDTRELWENLIKKTIA